The following are encoded in a window of Lagenorhynchus albirostris chromosome 3, mLagAlb1.1, whole genome shotgun sequence genomic DNA:
- the RASGEF1C gene encoding ras-GEF domain-containing family member 1C gives MPRTLSTSDMVTPGSLGPPHPEPTDGEQAGQPLLDGAPSSASLDTLIEQLVPKADYYPEKAYIFTFLLSSRLFIEPQELLARVCHLCIEQQQLDKPVLDKAQVRKFGPKLLQLLAEWTETFPRDFQEESTISHLKDVVGRIAPCDEAYRKRMHQLLQALHQKLAALGQGPESLLGTDKPISYRNKPPASIHRELLSICSDPYTLAQQLTHIELERLQHIGPEEFVQAFVNKDPLASTKPCFSDKTNNLEAYVKWFNRLCYLVATEICMPSKKKQRAQVIEFFIDVARECFNIGNFNSLMAIISGMNMSPVSRLKKTWAKVKTAKFFILEHQMDPTGNFCNYRTALRGAAHRSLTAHSSREKIVIPFFSLLIKDIYFLNEGCANRLPNGHINFEKFLELAKQVGEFITWKQVECPFEQDPSITHYLHTAPIFSEDGLYLASYESESPENQTEKERWKSLRSSILGKT, from the exons ATGCCCCGGACACTGAGCACCTCCGACATGGTCACTCCAGGCAGCCTCGGCCCACCCCACCCTGAGCCCACGGATGGTGAGCAGGCCGGGCAGCCCCTCCTGGATGGAGCTCCATCCTCAGCCTCCCTGGACACCCTGATCGAGCAGCTGGTGCCCAAAGCTGACTACTACCCTGAG AAAGCCTACATCTTTACCTTCCTGCTGAGCTCCCGCCTCTTCATCGAGCCCCAGGAGCTCCTGGCCCGGGTCTGCCACTTGTGCATCGAGCAGCAGCAGCTGGACAAGCCAGTGCTGGACAAG GCCCAGGTCCGGAAGTTTGGCCCCAAACTGCTCCAGTTGTTGGCCGAGTGGACAGAGACGTTCCCTCGGGACTTCCAGGAGGAGTCGACCATCAGTCACCTGAAGGATGTGGTGGGCCGCATCGCCCCCTGTGACGAG GCATACCGAAAGAGGATGCATCAGCTCCTGCAGGCTCTGCACCAGAAGCTGGCGGCTCTGGGCCAGGGGCCGGAAAGCCTGCTGGGCACTGACAAGCCCATCTCCTACAGGAACAAGCCTCCAGCCTCTATCCACAGGGAGCTCCTCAGCATCTGCAGTGACCCCTACACACTGGCTCAGCAGCTGACCCACATAGAGCTG GAACGGCTACAACACATTGGACCTGAGGAATTTGTCCAGGCTTTTGTGAACAAGGACCCTCTGGCCAGCACAAAG CCTTGTTTCAGTGACAAGACTAACAACCTGGAAGCTTACGTGAAATGGTTCAACAGATTGTGCTACCTTGTGGCTACTGAGATCTGCATG CCGTCCAAGAAGAAACAGAGGGCCCAGGTGATTGAGTTCTTCATCGACGTAGCCCGTGAGTGCTTCAACATCGGCAACTTCAACTCCCTAATGGCCATCATCT CTGGCATGAACATGAGCCCTGTCTCAAGACTGAAGAAGACCTGGGCCAAAGTGAAGACTGCCAAGTTTTTCATCCTCGAG CACCAGATGGACCCAACAGGGAATTTCTGCAACTATAGAACAGCCCTGCGCGGGGCAGCCCACCGCTCCCTGACCGCCCACAGCAGCCGAGAGAAG ATCGTCATCCCCTTCTTCAGCCTGCTCATCAAAGACATCTACTTCCTAAACGAAGGCTGTGCCAACCGCCTCCCCAATGGACACATCAACTTTGAG AAATTTCTGGAGCTGGCCAAGCAAGTAGGAGAGTTCATCACATGGAAACAAGTGGAGTGTCCCTTCGAGCAAGACCCCAGCATCACCCACTACCTGCACACTGCTCCCATCTTCAGCGAGGATG